The following proteins come from a genomic window of Achromobacter deleyi:
- the aspS gene encoding aspartate--tRNA ligase encodes MRTCYTGQVCRDHLGQTVTLYGWVNRRRDHGGVIFIDLRDRAGLAQIVFDPDNAAFATAERLRNEFCIRVTGLVRERPAGTANAELASGEIEVLCKEVEILNASVTPPFQLDDDNLSETTRLTHRVLDLRRPQMQRNLMLRYRVSIETRKFLDQLGFIDIETPMLAKSTPEGARDYLVPSRVNAGHFFALPQSPQLFKQMLMVSGFDRYYQITKCFRDEDLRADRQPEFTQIDCETSFLNEFEIREIFENLIRHVFKVVQGVDLAAPFPIMSWTEAMRRYGSDKPDLRVQLEFTDITDVMRDVDFKVFAAAATAPGSRVVALRVPGGAEMSRSEIDAYTQFVGIYGAKGLAYIKVNEVAKGRDGLQSPIVKNLHDAALAELVKRTGAQDGDIIFFGADREKVVNDAIGALRVKIGHSEFGKKTGLFTAGWQPLWVVDFPMFEYDEEDGRYTAAHHPFTSPKDGHEDFLETDPSKAFAKAYDMVLNGWEIGGGSVRIHREEVQSKVFRALKIGAEEAREKFGYLLDALQYGAPPHGGIAFGLDRIVTMMTGAESIRDVIAFPKTQRAQDLLTQAPSEVDEKQLRELHIRLRNAEPK; translated from the coding sequence ATGCGTACCTGCTACACCGGCCAGGTTTGCCGCGACCATCTCGGCCAGACCGTCACCCTGTATGGCTGGGTGAACCGCCGCCGTGACCACGGCGGGGTCATCTTCATCGACTTGCGCGACCGCGCGGGCCTGGCGCAGATCGTGTTCGATCCGGATAACGCCGCCTTCGCCACCGCCGAGCGCCTGCGCAACGAATTCTGCATCCGCGTCACCGGCCTGGTGCGCGAGCGTCCGGCGGGCACCGCCAACGCCGAACTGGCCTCGGGCGAAATCGAAGTGCTGTGCAAGGAAGTCGAGATCCTGAACGCGTCGGTCACGCCGCCGTTCCAGCTGGACGACGACAACCTGTCGGAAACCACCCGCCTGACGCACCGCGTGCTGGACCTGCGCCGTCCGCAGATGCAGCGCAACCTGATGCTGCGCTACCGCGTCTCGATCGAGACGCGCAAGTTCCTGGACCAGCTGGGCTTCATCGACATCGAGACCCCGATGCTGGCCAAGAGCACGCCCGAAGGCGCGCGCGACTACCTGGTGCCCTCGCGCGTCAACGCCGGCCACTTCTTCGCGCTGCCGCAATCGCCGCAGCTGTTCAAGCAGATGCTGATGGTGTCGGGCTTCGACCGCTACTACCAGATCACCAAGTGCTTCCGCGACGAAGACCTGCGCGCCGACCGCCAGCCTGAGTTCACCCAGATCGACTGCGAAACCTCGTTCCTGAACGAGTTCGAGATCCGCGAGATCTTCGAGAACCTGATCCGCCACGTCTTCAAGGTGGTGCAGGGCGTCGACCTGGCCGCGCCGTTCCCGATCATGAGCTGGACCGAAGCGATGCGTCGCTACGGCTCGGACAAGCCCGACCTGCGCGTGCAGCTCGAGTTCACCGACATCACCGACGTCATGCGCGACGTGGACTTCAAGGTGTTCGCCGCCGCCGCCACGGCGCCCGGCAGCCGCGTGGTCGCCCTGCGCGTGCCCGGTGGCGCCGAGATGTCGCGCAGCGAGATCGACGCCTACACCCAGTTCGTCGGCATCTACGGCGCCAAGGGCCTGGCCTACATCAAGGTCAACGAAGTGGCCAAGGGCCGCGACGGCCTGCAATCGCCCATCGTCAAGAACCTGCATGACGCCGCCCTGGCCGAACTGGTCAAGCGCACCGGCGCGCAAGACGGCGACATCATCTTCTTCGGCGCCGACCGCGAGAAGGTCGTCAACGACGCCATCGGCGCGCTGCGCGTGAAGATCGGCCACAGCGAATTCGGCAAGAAGACCGGCCTGTTCACCGCCGGCTGGCAGCCGCTGTGGGTGGTTGACTTCCCGATGTTCGAATACGACGAGGAAGACGGCCGCTACACCGCCGCTCACCACCCGTTCACCAGCCCCAAGGACGGCCACGAGGACTTCCTCGAGACCGATCCCAGCAAGGCGTTCGCCAAGGCCTACGACATGGTCCTGAACGGCTGGGAAATCGGCGGCGGCTCGGTCCGTATCCACCGCGAGGAAGTGCAGAGCAAGGTGTTCCGCGCGCTCAAGATCGGCGCCGAGGAAGCCCGCGAGAAGTTCGGCTACCTGCTGGACGCGCTGCAATACGGCGCGCCTCCGCACGGCGGCATCGCCTTCGGCCTGGACCGCATCGTCACGATGATGACCGGCGCCGAATCGATCCGCGACGTGATCGCCTTCCCGAAGACCCAGCGCGCCCAGGATCTGCTGACCCAGGCGCCGTCGGAAGTCGACGAGAAGCAACTGCGCGAGCTGCACATCCGCCTGCGCAACGCCGAACCGAAGTAA
- a CDS encoding endonuclease/exonuclease/phosphatase family protein, translating to MSLIRVVSYNIHKGRSALGRRDSLNELRLGLYGLRPDLVFLQEVQGRNEQKSLLDAQHESLAAALKLDVAYGRNAIRHETDHGNALLSRFPILDHENQDISDHRLEQRGLLHATIELDGRSVHCFVVHLGLFAGSRSRQILALTERIRRMVPDGEPILIAGDFNDWGDRLAPLFVQQLGLYEVFSHAPRSHGGELPRLRDSVKRLSNALRGLPNSGVSVLERTNQLGMDGSSRLLLPPPRTFPAVFPWFRLDRIYQRGFAVRSARVLRGREWARLSDHSPLLAELELP from the coding sequence ATGTCGCTCATCCGTGTCGTCAGCTACAACATCCATAAGGGCCGCTCGGCGCTGGGCCGCCGCGACTCCCTGAATGAACTGCGCCTGGGCCTGTACGGCCTGCGCCCCGACCTGGTCTTCCTGCAGGAAGTGCAGGGCCGCAACGAGCAGAAATCGCTGCTCGACGCCCAGCACGAATCGCTGGCCGCCGCGCTCAAGCTGGACGTGGCCTATGGCCGCAACGCGATCCGCCACGAGACCGACCATGGCAACGCCCTGTTGTCGCGCTTTCCCATTCTTGACCACGAAAACCAGGACATCTCCGACCACCGGCTGGAGCAGCGCGGCCTGCTGCACGCGACCATCGAGCTCGACGGCCGTTCGGTGCATTGCTTCGTGGTGCACCTGGGCCTGTTCGCCGGCAGCCGCAGCCGCCAGATCCTGGCGCTGACCGAGCGCATCCGGCGCATGGTGCCCGATGGCGAGCCGATCCTGATCGCGGGCGATTTCAACGACTGGGGCGACCGGCTGGCGCCGCTGTTCGTGCAGCAGCTGGGCCTGTACGAGGTGTTCTCGCATGCGCCGCGCAGCCATGGCGGCGAACTGCCGCGGCTGCGCGATTCGGTCAAGCGCCTGAGCAATGCGCTGCGCGGCCTGCCCAACAGCGGCGTGTCGGTGCTGGAGCGCACCAACCAGCTCGGCATGGACGGCAGTTCGCGCCTGTTGCTGCCGCCGCCGCGCACCTTCCCGGCCGTGTTCCCCTGGTTCCGGCTGGACCGCATCTACCAGCGCGGCTTCGCCGTGCGCAGCGCGCGCGTGCTGCGCGGCCGCGAATGGGCGCGGCTGTCCGATCATTCCCCCTTGCTGGCCGAGCTGGAACTCCCGTGA
- a CDS encoding sugar transferase, whose translation MQGKTKQAYCLKRPMDFLAALLLLIVLAPVLAGLALAVLIKEGRPIFFRQTRVGKDLRRFRMLKFRTMTVAVDGGDVPESVPLEEVKTQRSAFRTTEVNDSRITPIGAFLRSTSLDELPQLLNVLVGDMSLIGPRPMTPVQRADFAADDWQLRHGVRPGITGLAQVCGRSALTQDELVAYDTEYVRNCTLRQDLRIALLTLKIVLKRSGAN comes from the coding sequence GTGCAGGGTAAGACCAAGCAGGCGTATTGCCTGAAACGCCCGATGGATTTCCTGGCGGCCTTGCTGTTGCTGATCGTTCTGGCGCCCGTCCTGGCGGGGTTGGCGCTGGCAGTCCTGATCAAGGAAGGTCGTCCGATTTTCTTTCGGCAGACCAGGGTGGGCAAGGACCTGCGCAGGTTTCGCATGCTTAAATTCCGAACGATGACCGTCGCTGTCGATGGCGGCGATGTACCGGAGAGCGTGCCCTTGGAAGAGGTCAAGACGCAACGGTCGGCGTTCCGCACGACCGAAGTGAACGATTCGCGCATTACACCAATCGGAGCTTTCCTGAGAAGCACCAGCTTGGATGAACTGCCGCAACTCCTGAATGTTCTGGTTGGAGATATGTCTCTGATCGGACCTCGGCCCATGACACCCGTGCAACGCGCCGATTTCGCTGCCGATGATTGGCAACTGCGCCATGGCGTCAGACCTGGCATCACGGGCCTGGCCCAAGTCTGCGGCCGCAGCGCGCTCACTCAGGACGAACTCGTCGCATACGACACCGAGTATGTGCGCAACTGCACCTTGCGGCAGGATCTTCGCATAGCCTTGCTGACCCTGAAGATTGTTCTCAAACGAAGCGGCGCGAACTGA
- a CDS encoding MFS transporter — protein MAMAGVSATVVLAAFDSTIISTTLPRVAEALDGMALYAWVGTGYLLATAASILIFGRLGDMFGRKPLMLVSVLIIALGSIACGLAQSMTQLIIFRSLQGIGGGMMIATAFAAPADLFPDAKQRVRWMALVSAAFAMASGIGPVLGGAVTQALGWRAAFFISPIAAAVTLFLLARYFPRIRPLHDESRKIDWLGAVLLVIAVGAPLAALELAFASGDHAHPVLGLCLALAGVVAIAILIPTERRVATPIFPLRVLAAWESRLLNLAAMMVGAVMFVLIFYSPLLLQQVLGYTPSEAGLLLTPLVAAISVGSIINGRLFPRQTEPQRLMVFGGGLLATGSLMVLLISPGTSAWWILAAFFVNGCALGFLLPNLTLFMQMLSERRDVGVASALVQTTRAIGSALGTAVVGILISHSSVLNGVRTGLVLCIVLSLTCALLAHRVKMKNLATSRKTT, from the coding sequence ATGGCCATGGCGGGGGTATCCGCCACCGTCGTGCTGGCGGCGTTCGATTCCACCATCATCAGCACCACCCTGCCGCGCGTGGCCGAGGCATTGGACGGCATGGCGCTCTACGCCTGGGTCGGTACCGGGTACCTGCTGGCCACCGCCGCGTCGATCCTGATCTTCGGCCGCCTGGGCGACATGTTCGGCCGCAAGCCGCTGATGCTGGTATCGGTGCTGATCATCGCCCTGGGTTCCATCGCCTGTGGCCTGGCGCAGTCGATGACGCAATTGATCATCTTCCGCTCGCTGCAGGGCATTGGCGGCGGCATGATGATCGCCACCGCCTTCGCCGCGCCCGCCGATCTGTTCCCCGACGCCAAGCAGCGCGTGCGCTGGATGGCGCTGGTCTCCGCGGCATTCGCCATGGCCAGCGGCATCGGGCCGGTGCTGGGCGGCGCGGTGACCCAGGCGCTGGGTTGGCGGGCCGCGTTCTTCATCTCGCCGATCGCGGCGGCCGTCACGCTCTTCCTGCTGGCACGGTACTTCCCCCGGATCCGGCCGCTGCACGATGAAAGCCGCAAGATCGACTGGCTGGGCGCCGTCCTGCTCGTGATCGCCGTCGGCGCCCCGCTGGCGGCGCTGGAGCTGGCCTTCGCCAGCGGCGACCACGCCCATCCCGTGCTGGGCCTGTGCCTGGCGCTGGCCGGCGTCGTCGCCATTGCCATCCTGATACCGACCGAGCGCAGAGTTGCGACCCCGATATTCCCGCTGCGCGTGCTGGCGGCCTGGGAATCGCGGCTTCTGAATCTCGCCGCCATGATGGTCGGCGCCGTCATGTTCGTCCTGATCTTCTACAGCCCCCTGCTGTTGCAGCAGGTGCTGGGATACACCCCGAGCGAGGCGGGCCTGCTGCTGACGCCGCTGGTGGCCGCGATTTCGGTCGGCAGCATCATCAATGGCCGCCTCTTTCCCAGGCAGACGGAGCCGCAACGCCTGATGGTGTTCGGCGGCGGGTTGCTGGCGACAGGTTCGCTGATGGTGCTGCTGATTTCTCCCGGCACCTCGGCCTGGTGGATCCTGGCGGCATTCTTCGTCAACGGCTGCGCGCTCGGCTTCCTGTTGCCGAACCTGACCCTGTTCATGCAGATGCTCAGCGAACGCCGCGACGTGGGCGTGGCGTCCGCCCTGGTCCAGACCACCCGCGCCATCGGCAGCGCCCTCGGCACCGCGGTGGTCGGCATCCTGATCTCCCACAGCAGCGTACTAAACGGAGTGCGCACCGGGCTGGTCCTGTGTATCGTCCTGTCCCTGACCTGTGCGCTGCTGGCGCACCGGGTCAAGATGAAGAATCTGGCCACGAGCCGGAAAACGACGTAA
- a CDS encoding DMT family transporter: MRQRDLLDLLALAAVWGGSFLFMRLAVADFGPVALIELRVGLAALFLLPIALWRGKLPIIRRHWKSLLVVGTLNAAVPFLLYAYAAQSLGAGFLSVANAVTPVWGAVVGWLWFKDRLPWMRSLGLMIGLVGIIVLVWDKLHFQDGGTGPAVLAAISAPIFYGIAANWTKRFLSGVDALANATGSMIAASLVLLPLAISAWPETPASGAAWLATILLAIVCTGAAYIVFFRLIANVGPTGAVSVTFLVPIFGVVWGAWFLDEAITPSIGAGAAIILVGTALALGLLKKRA; this comes from the coding sequence ATGCGTCAACGTGATCTGCTGGACCTTCTGGCACTGGCCGCCGTCTGGGGCGGCTCTTTTTTGTTCATGCGCCTGGCGGTGGCGGACTTCGGTCCCGTCGCGCTGATCGAACTGCGCGTGGGCCTGGCGGCGCTGTTCCTGCTGCCGATTGCCTTGTGGCGCGGCAAGCTGCCGATCATCCGCCGGCACTGGAAATCGCTGCTGGTGGTCGGCACGCTCAACGCGGCGGTGCCTTTCCTGCTGTATGCCTACGCGGCGCAGTCCCTCGGCGCCGGGTTCCTTTCCGTGGCGAACGCCGTCACCCCGGTCTGGGGCGCGGTGGTGGGCTGGCTGTGGTTCAAGGACCGCCTGCCCTGGATGCGGTCGCTCGGCCTCATGATCGGCCTGGTCGGCATCATCGTGCTGGTCTGGGACAAACTGCACTTCCAGGACGGTGGCACCGGCCCCGCCGTGCTTGCCGCGATTTCCGCCCCCATCTTCTATGGCATCGCCGCCAACTGGACCAAGCGCTTCCTGAGCGGCGTGGACGCCCTGGCCAATGCCACAGGCAGCATGATTGCCGCCTCGCTGGTCCTGCTGCCGCTGGCGATCTCCGCCTGGCCCGAAACGCCCGCATCGGGCGCCGCCTGGCTCGCCACCATCCTGCTGGCGATCGTCTGCACCGGCGCGGCCTATATCGTGTTCTTCCGGCTGATCGCCAATGTCGGCCCCACCGGGGCGGTCAGCGTCACCTTCCTGGTGCCGATCTTTGGCGTCGTGTGGGGGGCCTGGTTCCTGGACGAGGCCATCACGCCCTCCATCGGCGCCGGCGCCGCCATCATCCTGGTCGGCACGGCGCTGGCCCTGGGGCTGCTGAAAAAACGCGCCTGA
- a CDS encoding O-antigen ligase family protein — MKSLLVVVLAAIPLLNMASGYGGSLLSYLSIVMALALLAWPRSAPSPDALMATGYRGFIVLMCLPMLTVVLSQWTKHGWSSSDIERAFRLGPSVGILLFALLRIDVQKLQLAILGTLGAAVVGAATVLELALTTSGRPVTGDYNAVSYANLLLLFGCMSLYSLAVPFSQHPRAERIAKLLITAASVIGVILTFTRSTWMAFPIFAAIGLVLFFPKIRPVRLVAAMLTFTAAASALAFSNSGFRDRIYLAQQEIHECMTQNDRADSSVCIRVQLARAAWHMFQQDPWLGSGNGKRYEQSLPRLQEAGIVSEYVTNNFGETHNDMLMAMASYGILGAIALLIIYFAPAAIFLRRLKQPLPMPARAAAAMGLALCLSFVVFGLTELMFRGMRTISMYAMLIALFLALSHPRSVTGSPAERR, encoded by the coding sequence TTGAAATCTTTGCTGGTGGTGGTACTCGCCGCCATCCCATTGCTGAACATGGCCTCTGGTTACGGAGGCAGCCTGCTGTCCTACCTGTCGATCGTGATGGCTTTGGCGCTGTTGGCATGGCCGCGCAGCGCTCCCTCGCCCGATGCACTCATGGCGACCGGCTACAGGGGGTTCATCGTGTTGATGTGCCTTCCGATGCTCACCGTCGTGCTGAGCCAATGGACCAAGCACGGATGGTCATCATCGGATATCGAACGTGCCTTCCGATTGGGCCCGAGCGTCGGCATATTGCTCTTCGCTCTATTGCGCATCGATGTACAAAAACTCCAGTTGGCAATTCTCGGCACTCTCGGAGCGGCAGTGGTCGGAGCGGCCACGGTCCTGGAACTCGCGCTGACCACGAGCGGACGGCCCGTTACCGGGGACTACAACGCCGTCAGCTATGCGAACTTGCTGCTGCTGTTCGGATGCATGAGCCTGTATTCATTGGCGGTGCCTTTCTCGCAACATCCTCGCGCGGAAAGAATCGCGAAACTGTTGATAACGGCCGCTTCCGTCATCGGCGTCATCCTGACGTTCACCCGCTCGACATGGATGGCATTCCCAATTTTCGCGGCGATCGGACTGGTGCTTTTCTTTCCGAAGATCCGCCCGGTGCGCCTGGTGGCGGCAATGCTGACGTTCACCGCCGCGGCATCCGCCCTCGCCTTCAGCAACAGCGGTTTCCGTGATCGAATCTATCTGGCTCAGCAAGAAATACATGAATGCATGACGCAGAATGATCGGGCTGACAGCTCGGTCTGCATCCGCGTCCAGCTGGCGCGTGCCGCATGGCACATGTTCCAGCAGGACCCCTGGCTGGGCAGTGGAAATGGCAAGCGCTATGAACAATCCCTGCCACGGCTTCAGGAAGCCGGAATAGTCTCGGAGTATGTCACCAACAACTTTGGTGAGACCCACAACGACATGCTCATGGCAATGGCCAGCTATGGCATCCTCGGCGCAATCGCCCTGCTGATTATTTATTTCGCGCCTGCCGCCATTTTCTTGCGCAGGCTCAAGCAGCCTTTACCGATGCCCGCCCGAGCCGCAGCTGCGATGGGATTGGCGCTCTGCCTGAGTTTTGTCGTATTCGGCCTGACTGAGCTGATGTTCCGAGGCATGCGCACCATATCAATGTACGCCATGCTGATCGCCCTCTTTTTGGCCTTGTCTCACCCGCGCAGCGTCACCGGGTCACCTGCGGAACGACGCTGA
- the clsB gene encoding cardiolipin synthase ClsB yields MKAEQVRLEWTDGNDIRLLQNGTDFFPALCQAIDAAQSSVHLETYIFMLDRTGLKVLDCLMAAAARGVKVRVVLDGFGAAETVDALRERLTGAGAQCRVFRPEPRWFARFIPSRSRLRRLHRKVTIVDGSVAFIGGINIIDDYDDLDPTDGISAPRFDFAVQVRGPLVTEAAYAQDLLWVRLNWARLRRHPRDWNRMRLTKPSHAHVAPCGDLRAALVLRDNLRFRQTFERAYLYGITQARRDILIANAYFFPGRQFRRALAKAAARGVRVRLLLQGKVEYRMQYHATRSLYDQLLRDGIEIYEYMPSYLHAKVAVIDNVATVGSSNLDPFSLLLAREANVVVDDQPFAWDLQERLEAAIQAGGRFIRPLDYQRRGWVRRWVDAASYTLLRIGVALTGTSDKY; encoded by the coding sequence GTGAAGGCCGAGCAGGTCAGGCTGGAGTGGACCGACGGCAACGATATCCGGCTGCTGCAGAACGGCACCGACTTTTTCCCGGCGCTGTGCCAGGCGATCGACGCGGCGCAGTCCAGCGTCCACCTGGAAACCTACATCTTCATGCTGGACCGCACCGGCCTGAAGGTGCTGGACTGCCTGATGGCGGCGGCCGCGCGCGGCGTCAAGGTGCGCGTGGTGCTCGACGGCTTCGGCGCCGCCGAGACGGTGGACGCCCTGCGCGAGCGCCTGACCGGCGCGGGCGCGCAATGCCGCGTCTTCCGCCCGGAACCGCGCTGGTTCGCCCGGTTCATTCCCTCGCGCAGCCGCCTGCGGCGGCTGCACCGCAAGGTCACCATCGTCGATGGCAGCGTCGCCTTCATCGGCGGCATCAACATCATCGACGACTACGACGACCTCGATCCCACCGATGGCATCTCGGCGCCGCGCTTCGATTTCGCGGTGCAGGTGCGCGGCCCCTTGGTGACCGAGGCGGCCTACGCCCAGGACCTGCTGTGGGTCCGCCTGAACTGGGCGCGCCTGCGGCGCCATCCGCGCGACTGGAACCGCATGCGGCTGACCAAGCCCAGCCACGCGCACGTCGCGCCCTGTGGCGACCTGCGCGCCGCGCTGGTGCTGCGCGACAACCTGCGTTTCCGCCAGACCTTCGAACGCGCCTATCTCTACGGCATCACCCAGGCGCGGCGCGACATCCTCATCGCCAACGCCTATTTCTTCCCCGGCCGCCAGTTCCGCCGTGCCCTGGCCAAGGCCGCCGCGCGCGGCGTGCGGGTCCGGCTGCTGCTGCAGGGCAAGGTCGAATACCGCATGCAGTACCACGCCACGCGTTCGCTGTACGACCAGTTGCTGCGCGACGGCATCGAGATCTACGAGTACATGCCGAGCTACCTGCACGCCAAGGTCGCGGTGATCGACAACGTCGCCACGGTCGGCTCGTCCAACCTGGACCCCTTCAGCCTGCTGCTGGCGCGCGAGGCCAACGTGGTGGTGGACGACCAGCCGTTCGCCTGGGACCTGCAGGAGCGGCTGGAGGCGGCCATCCAGGCGGGCGGGCGTTTCATCCGGCCGCTGGACTACCAGCGGCGCGGCTGGGTGCGGCGCTGGGTGGACGCGGCGTCCTATACCTTGCTGCGGATCGGGGTGGCGTTGACGGGGACGTCGGACAAGTATTGA
- the asnB gene encoding asparagine synthase (glutamine-hydrolyzing), with amino-acid sequence MCGIFGYFDRDKASLSADTLSAMAKVLHHRGPDENGVHAEAGAALGNCRLSIIDVKDGHQPFISDDGQIILVQNGEIFNHVELAAELAAKGVHCRTHSDTEVLLRLYETEGISFISKLNGMFAIAILDKREQAMYLIRDRIGVKPLYIAEQGKRLVFGSEIKALLLAGIPAVRDEEALHHYLTYNYVPAPYTMFKGVRHLMPGHWMKISAAGSSVHQWWDLAKVQPQHGRSESDWIEEFNAILDDAVRIRLRSDVPIGAFLSGGVDSSSVVGLMARHMSRPVQTFCIGFDDPRYDEASFAQAAADRFGTQHTMERVSPNMLDRWPKATWYCDQPHGDVSFLPTWRVSQLAAKHVKVVLTGDGGDELFAGYDKYQSFFSQPGIDELDQASFTRRYFDSISLFSPEAKIDLYRPADQQRLSNVDSFAMASDIMAQVPHQDRINQALFLDMQLLLSGNNLVKPDRMGMAESLEARTPFLDYRMMEFAFRMPGTLKLRDGVTKYLYKKAVAPMIGDDLAYRRKQMFTVPVGDWFRNELADFCRDHLVGEKSNLPALFKPERLGSMLDDHISGSHNYTREIRALIAQNLWEEVFLRNTGENQRAG; translated from the coding sequence ATGTGCGGCATTTTTGGCTATTTCGACCGAGACAAGGCAAGTCTCAGCGCAGACACGCTTTCCGCCATGGCGAAGGTACTGCACCATCGCGGGCCGGATGAGAATGGCGTGCATGCCGAGGCTGGCGCCGCACTGGGGAACTGTCGTCTTTCGATTATTGATGTCAAAGATGGGCATCAACCCTTTATCTCCGATGATGGCCAGATCATCCTGGTCCAGAACGGAGAGATTTTCAATCACGTCGAACTCGCTGCGGAATTGGCGGCAAAGGGAGTGCACTGCCGCACCCATTCCGATACCGAGGTACTGCTTCGCCTGTATGAAACAGAGGGCATTTCGTTCATAAGCAAACTCAACGGCATGTTTGCGATCGCCATTCTGGATAAGCGCGAGCAGGCCATGTACCTGATCCGCGATCGAATCGGCGTCAAACCGCTGTACATCGCCGAGCAAGGCAAGCGACTGGTTTTCGGGTCGGAGATCAAGGCCTTGCTGTTGGCGGGCATTCCGGCCGTGCGTGACGAAGAGGCACTGCACCACTATCTGACCTACAACTACGTTCCCGCGCCTTACACCATGTTCAAGGGCGTGCGGCATCTGATGCCCGGACATTGGATGAAAATCAGCGCCGCCGGCAGTTCCGTGCATCAGTGGTGGGATCTGGCCAAGGTGCAGCCACAGCACGGCCGCAGTGAATCCGACTGGATCGAAGAATTCAACGCCATCCTGGACGATGCGGTCCGCATTCGCCTGCGCTCCGACGTGCCAATCGGCGCGTTCCTGTCGGGCGGCGTCGACTCAAGCAGCGTCGTCGGTCTGATGGCGCGCCACATGTCGCGCCCCGTACAGACATTCTGCATCGGCTTTGACGATCCCCGGTACGATGAAGCGTCCTTCGCTCAAGCCGCAGCTGATCGCTTTGGCACGCAGCACACGATGGAACGTGTATCTCCCAACATGCTTGATCGTTGGCCCAAGGCAACCTGGTACTGCGACCAACCTCACGGGGACGTATCGTTCCTGCCGACTTGGCGTGTTTCCCAACTTGCCGCAAAGCACGTCAAGGTGGTGCTGACCGGCGACGGCGGCGACGAACTGTTCGCAGGCTACGACAAGTACCAAAGCTTCTTCTCGCAACCCGGCATTGATGAGCTGGATCAGGCGTCATTCACCCGACGCTATTTCGACAGCATCAGCCTGTTCTCGCCGGAAGCCAAGATCGACCTGTATCGACCAGCGGATCAGCAACGCCTGAGCAACGTGGATTCGTTCGCCATGGCGAGCGACATCATGGCCCAGGTCCCACACCAGGACCGGATCAATCAGGCCTTGTTTCTGGACATGCAACTGCTGCTGTCCGGCAATAACCTCGTAAAGCCGGACCGCATGGGTATGGCGGAGTCGCTCGAGGCGCGCACGCCCTTCCTCGATTACCGCATGATGGAATTCGCGTTCCGCATGCCCGGCACGCTGAAGCTGCGCGACGGCGTGACCAAATACCTCTACAAGAAGGCAGTCGCGCCGATGATCGGAGATGATCTGGCGTACCGCCGTAAACAAATGTTCACGGTGCCGGTTGGCGACTGGTTCCGCAATGAGCTCGCTGATTTTTGCAGGGACCACCTGGTTGGCGAAAAATCGAATCTGCCGGCCCTGTTCAAGCCTGAACGCCTCGGATCGATGCTGGACGATCACATCAGCGGCAGCCACAACTACACTCGTGAGATCCGAGCCTTGATCGCGCAGAACCTATGGGAAGAGGTTTTCCTGCGGAACACCGGGGAAAACCAACGTGCAGGGTAA
- a CDS encoding SRPBCC family protein: protein MRIADAQWIPSTQHQTWDALTDPAVLQRCIPGCISVTQRSATEYAVTLRAKVAGIDTDYEGEILLSDVDPPNSCTLVFEGKGLAACLAIGTAQVNLSTKDEGTRVAYTLAGMTGGKLAECGEGLVLKAGEKIIDRFFTAFIDHMAAQPRVAPPPPPPEPEPRGLSNSRWSWALVVLVIAVFWSYHAFYK, encoded by the coding sequence ATGCGCATAGCCGATGCCCAGTGGATTCCTTCAACCCAGCATCAAACCTGGGACGCCCTCACGGATCCCGCTGTATTGCAGCGATGCATACCGGGTTGCATCAGCGTGACACAGCGGTCCGCCACCGAATATGCGGTCACATTGCGGGCCAAGGTGGCCGGCATCGATACCGACTATGAAGGCGAAATCCTGCTGTCCGACGTGGATCCGCCCAACAGCTGCACGCTCGTATTCGAGGGCAAGGGGCTGGCGGCGTGCCTGGCGATCGGCACCGCTCAGGTCAATCTCAGCACCAAGGACGAAGGCACGCGCGTGGCCTACACCCTCGCCGGCATGACCGGCGGCAAGCTGGCCGAATGCGGCGAAGGCCTGGTGCTGAAGGCTGGCGAGAAGATCATCGATCGATTCTTCACGGCGTTCATCGACCACATGGCTGCGCAGCCCCGAGTCGCGCCCCCTCCGCCACCGCCGGAACCGGAACCGCGTGGCCTGTCGAACTCACGCTGGTCATGGGCACTCGTGGTGTTGGTCATAGCCGTGTTCTGGAGTTACCACGCGTTCTACAAGTGA